A part of Ammospiza caudacuta isolate bAmmCau1 chromosome 5, bAmmCau1.pri, whole genome shotgun sequence genomic DNA contains:
- the IL17REL gene encoding putative interleukin-17 receptor E-like: MISYYVQILLIILFWNADCQIIPRIEECGLSCSQGIHCKSKPSGGIFNSFCHDAPASLSSVVLKSMKISTVMKCVQGSPCSLHLNIKGTLSLDENVRGLEICSFSLDTQQSQCINVRFTRKKSKMLNGKKVQVQFNCIEVNVAQHIYVTMKTVPHYCEVKLSQQYYVEDCRNSDVGKYIPACSAGKLAYNLDRARKMVTVNVSNFPRDQDYYVRLCHKWFTCEDAGAFAVIKGKESFKSVSLKYSQLLPCLCIEGWLALPDARRVQLCPFENDTQVLWDNIVYNPSTQTLAWEPACPVLVMVNLCRFTKSNDHCEDIEKSFKNSSEKQVKYSRVDTHPRLCMKFTTKRGSWLKCPFAHGEFPAWKMRTAAVAEQIQVFFTSQTKAQFSVLVCNRTQMASCESLGMHHSVSVGDPVSITMSQEMCGSTICIQGWRTDVDYSVPLQICDTFCGFHGQSYSDGNPPKAMTHRMKSVESLH; this comes from the exons ggGATTCACTGTAAAAGCAAACCTTCTG GTGGCATTTTTAACAGCTTCTGCCATGATGCTCCTGCATCTTTATCTTCTGTGGTGCTGAAAAGCATGAAGATCTCAACAGTGATGAAATGTGTGCAAGGAAGCCCATGCTCTCTTCATTTAAACATTAAAGGAACACTGAGTCTGGATG AGAATGTCCGTGGGCTGGAAATATGTTCTTTTTCACTGGACACACAGCAATCTCAATGCATAAATGTGAGATtcaccaggaaaaaaagcaagatgCTTAATGGAAAGAAG GTACAGGTACAATTCAATTGCATTGAAGTCAATGTAGCACAACACATCTATGTGACCATGAAAACTGTACCACATTACTGTGAAGTCAAGCTGAGTCAGCAATACTATGTTGAAG ATTGCAGAAACAGTGATGTGGGAAAATATATTCCAGCTTGTTCAG ctggaaaGTTAGCTTATAATTTAGACAGGGCAAGGAAAATGGTAACAGTGAATGTGTCCAACTTTCCCCGAGATCAAGATTATTACGTTCGCCTGTGCCACAAATGGTTCACCTGTGAAGATGCTGGGGCATTTGCTGTG ataaAAGGAAAGGAATCTTTTAAATCCGTTTCTCTGAAATATTCTCAGCTACTCCCTTGTCTTTGCATTGAG GGTTGGCTGGCACTTCCAGATGCAAGGAGGGTACAGCTTTGTCCCTTTGAAAATG ATACACAGGTGCTATGGGACAATATTGTTTATAACCCATCAACACAAACCCTTGCCTGGGAGCCAGCCTGTCCTGTCCTTGTCATGGTTAACCTATGCAGGTTCACCAAGTCGAATGACCACTGTGAAGATAtagaaaaatctttcaaaaattcTTCTGAGAAA CAGGTCAAATATTCTCGTGTGGACACTCACCCAAGACTTTGCATGAAG TTTACCACCAAACGAGGATCTTGGCTTAAATGTCCATTTGCTCATGGAGAATTTCCAg CCTGGAAAATGAGGACTGCTGCAGTTGCAGAACAAATACAAGTTTTCTTCACATCCCAAACCAAGGCACAGTTCTCAGTGCTTGTGTGTAACAGAACGCAGATGGCTTCATGTGAATCTCTTGGGATGCACCATTCAGTCTCTGTG GGAGATCCTGTTTCAATCACTATGTCACAGGAAATGTGTGGGTCAACAATTTGCATTCAG GGCTGGAGAACAGATGTGGATTATTCAGTTCCACTGCAGATCTGTGATACCTTCTGTG GTTTTCATGGTCAGTCATACAGTGATGGAAACCCACCAAAAGCCATGACACACAG GATGAAGAGTGTGGAGTCCTTGCACTGA